One genomic segment of Candidatus Fukatsuia endosymbiont of Tuberolachnus salignus includes these proteins:
- a CDS encoding O-antigen ligase family protein → MTSFTFFTNCHSAATRYLGMLPCMAAFLLGLALPTSTFLVNFALVLALICVLLKSNSHHMKVLAQHPLIWLPAIMFLLLAFSLLSQQNPYGSEMVNKYKKLLYVMPLALFFLLSRSLITYFIKGFLLANVVILVASLLIAIFHLPLGSGSPSNATVFKLHITQNFFMALAAVIWLAQAFTHQGIKRCGYALLVCIAIYNVFFMVEGRTGYAALIVAFIIWMFLSLSPRQKLGTAMGALVLGCILVMVPNNASDRVKIGIEEIQRCMTATDKNSSTSCYSSMGLRTVFALRSLQLIKQAPLFGHGAGSFFYSIPAEGYSVNNPHNEYLIQTVQSGLVGLALFLGWMLCFFCAAWQQATMVRNLFIALFSSYVVGHFFNSFLLDFSEGHLFVVLTAILASYSLPAQDIKEQEDNF, encoded by the coding sequence ATGACCTCTTTCACTTTCTTTACCAACTGCCATTCTGCTGCTACTCGGTATCTCGGTATGCTGCCTTGTATGGCAGCATTTTTATTAGGGCTTGCATTGCCTACCTCCACTTTTTTAGTGAATTTTGCCCTTGTTCTAGCATTGATCTGCGTGTTGTTAAAATCTAATAGCCACCACATGAAAGTGTTAGCGCAACATCCGCTGATTTGGCTGCCTGCCATCATGTTTTTACTGCTAGCATTTTCTCTGCTAAGCCAGCAAAATCCATATGGCTCGGAAATGGTTAATAAGTATAAAAAATTATTATATGTCATGCCGTTGGCACTGTTTTTCTTGCTTTCCCGTTCTTTAATCACCTATTTTATTAAAGGTTTTTTACTGGCTAATGTTGTCATACTGGTTGCTAGTTTACTGATAGCTATTTTTCACCTTCCTTTAGGTAGTGGCTCTCCAAGCAATGCCACCGTTTTTAAGCTACACATTACGCAAAATTTTTTTATGGCCTTAGCTGCAGTTATCTGGTTAGCACAAGCTTTTACCCATCAGGGTATAAAACGTTGTGGTTATGCTCTTCTGGTATGTATAGCAATCTATAATGTGTTCTTTATGGTCGAGGGTCGAACGGGTTATGCCGCCTTGATAGTTGCTTTTATTATCTGGATGTTTTTGTCGTTATCCCCCCGTCAGAAGTTGGGGACAGCAATGGGTGCACTCGTTTTAGGTTGTATTCTCGTGATGGTGCCTAATAACGCCAGTGATCGAGTGAAAATAGGTATAGAAGAGATCCAGAGATGTATGACAGCAACGGATAAAAATTCGAGTACTTCTTGTTATAGTTCCATGGGGCTGCGTACCGTATTTGCATTAAGATCTTTGCAGCTAATAAAGCAAGCTCCCCTATTTGGTCATGGTGCGGGAAGTTTTTTTTATTCTATCCCTGCAGAAGGCTACAGTGTTAATAACCCACATAATGAATACTTAATACAAACCGTTCAGTCAGGGTTAGTAGGGTTAGCTCTTTTTCTTGGCTGGATGCTATGTTTTTTTTGTGCCGCTTGGCAGCAAGCTACTATGGTCAGAAATCTTTTTATCGCATTATTCAGTAGTTACGTGGTAGGCCACTTTTTCAATTCATTTTTACTTGATTTTTCTGAAGGTCACTTATTTGTTGTCCTCACCGCTATCCTGGCCAGTTACAGCTTGCCCGCACAAGATATCAAAGAACAAGAAGATAACTTTTAG
- the gspS gene encoding type II secretion system pilot lipoprotein GspS — MNCFLCKASFTISILLLLVSCQYPIKTKIPSLNPQIQINQLSALIASGIYIKKNCNRLDIPDDTILIQTALHLAQRRHWDTQVVEYQKLTDTSQARYQALLQDNTTHAKKCAQLNPLTEKFIAETKRHNRLFAKP; from the coding sequence ATGAATTGTTTTCTATGCAAAGCATCCTTCACTATCAGTATATTATTGCTGCTTGTTAGCTGCCAATATCCGATAAAAACAAAGATACCTTCTCTCAATCCTCAAATACAAATTAACCAGCTTTCGGCATTAATCGCTAGCGGGATCTACATAAAAAAGAATTGTAATCGCCTGGATATTCCTGACGATACAATATTGATACAAACAGCATTACATCTAGCACAGCGACGCCATTGGGATACGCAAGTAGTCGAGTATCAGAAACTTACTGACACGAGTCAAGCGCGTTATCAAGCATTGCTCCAAGACAATACAACACACGCAAAAAAATGCGCACAGCTTAACCCACTGACTGAAAAATTTATTGCTGAAACCAAACGCCATAATAGACTTTTTGCAAAACCATAG
- a CDS encoding metal ABC transporter substrate-binding protein, with protein sequence MLIHYRKPYLPIIRQTFFYGFTSLILLLFFLLTTRVANAENKFKVITTFTIIQDMAQNVAGDAAVVESITKPGAEIHGYQPTPRDIVKAQSADLILWNGMKLERWFEPFFENIKQVPSAVVTAGIDPLPIREGSYRENPNPHAWMSASNALIYIENIRKALVEHDPTHAETYNRNAKIYATKIAALDAPLRARLSRIPEEQRWLVTSEGAFSYLAKDYKFEEIYLWPINAEEQGTPQQVRKVIDAVRAHNIPVVFSESTISDKPAKQVSKETGAQYGGVLYVDSLSNEKGVVPTYIDLLNTTVETIAKGFGQ encoded by the coding sequence ATGTTAATTCATTACAGAAAACCCTATCTGCCTATTATCCGACAGACTTTTTTTTATGGTTTTACTTCATTAATTTTATTGTTGTTCTTCTTGCTCACGACTCGTGTCGCCAATGCCGAAAATAAATTTAAAGTCATCACTACCTTCACTATTATTCAAGATATGGCACAGAATGTTGCTGGTGATGCAGCTGTCGTAGAATCTATTACCAAGCCCGGGGCTGAAATTCACGGTTATCAGCCGACACCTCGTGATATCGTTAAAGCTCAATCCGCCGATTTAATTTTATGGAATGGCATGAAACTGGAGCGTTGGTTTGAACCCTTTTTCGAGAATATTAAACAGGTTCCTTCCGCTGTTGTTACCGCAGGTATTGATCCTTTGCCGATCCGTGAAGGTTCTTATCGAGAGAACCCTAATCCTCACGCCTGGATGTCAGCATCCAATGCACTGATTTATATTGAAAATATCCGTAAAGCGCTGGTGGAACATGATCCCACTCATGCTGAGACCTATAATCGTAATGCTAAAATTTATGCCACTAAGATTGCTGCATTAGATGCTCCATTACGTGCGCGTTTATCACGTATCCCCGAGGAACAACGCTGGTTAGTCACCAGTGAAGGTGCTTTTAGTTATTTGGCAAAAGATTACAAGTTTGAAGAAATTTATTTATGGCCAATTAACGCTGAAGAGCAAGGTACGCCGCAACAAGTGCGTAAGGTTATCGATGCTGTTCGTGCTCATAACATTCCAGTGGTATTTAGCGAAAGCACTATTTCTGATAAACCGGCAAAACAGGTCAGTAAAGAAACTGGGGCGCAGTATGGTGGTGTGTTATATGTTGATTCACTCTCAAATGAGAAAGGCGTAGTACCCACTTATATTGATTTGCTTAATACCACTGTTGAGACTATTGCAAAAGGATTTGGTCAATGA
- a CDS encoding manganese/iron ABC transporter ATP-binding protein → MSNEAFIRPKLVVDDVSVTYNNGHTAIHNASFTLNGGTICALVGVNGSGKSTLFKSIMGLVRPTTGMVTLNNRPIREALKHNTIAYVPQTEEVDWNFPVLIEDVVMMGRYGKMNFLRIPNSRDHAIVAQAIERVDLSALRCRQIGELSGGQKKRVFLARALAQQGSVLLLDEPFTGVDVKTENAIIDLLRTLRDEGHLILVSTHNLGSVPEFCDHVILINQRVLAAGSTGTTFTQKNLEMTFGGVLRHINLSGSALHDDNDARSITVITDDERPAVFYGHSKNDPPTQSQKKRDHT, encoded by the coding sequence ATGAGTAATGAAGCATTTATCCGTCCTAAGTTAGTGGTTGACGATGTTTCTGTCACTTATAACAACGGACATACCGCTATCCATAATGCTAGTTTTACCTTAAATGGCGGCACCATTTGTGCTTTGGTGGGGGTAAACGGTAGTGGTAAATCGACACTATTTAAAAGTATTATGGGGCTCGTCAGGCCAACTACCGGTATGGTGACGCTTAATAATAGGCCGATAAGGGAAGCACTGAAACACAATACCATTGCTTACGTCCCGCAAACTGAAGAAGTTGACTGGAACTTTCCTGTACTGATCGAAGATGTCGTGATGATGGGACGCTACGGTAAAATGAATTTTTTGCGTATTCCTAATTCTCGTGATCATGCCATTGTCGCTCAGGCGATTGAACGAGTCGATTTATCGGCGTTGCGTTGTCGCCAAATTGGTGAGCTTTCCGGAGGACAGAAAAAAAGGGTATTTCTGGCGCGCGCCTTGGCACAGCAGGGATCCGTATTATTACTCGACGAGCCTTTTACCGGAGTCGATGTCAAAACAGAAAATGCCATTATTGATTTACTGCGCACTTTACGTGATGAAGGACATCTAATTTTGGTTTCCACTCATAATTTAGGCAGCGTCCCAGAATTTTGTGATCATGTGATTTTAATTAATCAGAGAGTATTGGCCGCCGGATCTACGGGAACCACTTTCACACAAAAAAATCTGGAGATGACCTTTGGGGGTGTGCTGCGTCATATCAATCTTTCTGGTTCTGCACTACATGATGATAATGACGCGCGTTCTATCACCGTGATCACTGATGATGAACGTCCCGCTGTGTTTTATGGTCATAGCAAAAATGATCCGCCAACCCAGAGCCAGAAAAAGAGGGATCACACCTAA
- a CDS encoding metal ABC transporter permease: protein MHTLLGFISEPLSYPFMQRAMLTAIVTGVVCAVLSCYLVLKGWSLMGDAISHAVLPGIVLAFLLGIPLAIGAFFSGIFCAVATGYLKDNSRVKEDTVMGIVFSGMFALGIVLFSQIDTDQHLSHILFGNILGITLTEFKQTLWIACFTFLLVLLKRKDFMVYCFDPNYAKVIGLPVKLLHYGLLCLLALTIVASLQAVGVILVIAMLIAPGIIAFMLCHSFDKMLMIAILVSVTSCVLGTLISFYIDGATGPCIIIVQALFFVIALIIS, encoded by the coding sequence ATGCATACCCTGCTTGGTTTTATTAGTGAGCCGCTTTCCTACCCTTTTATGCAACGGGCAATGCTGACAGCTATCGTTACTGGCGTGGTTTGTGCGGTACTTTCTTGCTATTTAGTGCTCAAAGGCTGGTCATTAATGGGCGATGCTATTTCTCATGCGGTATTACCTGGTATCGTGTTGGCGTTTCTACTCGGTATTCCACTGGCTATCGGTGCTTTTTTCTCTGGTATTTTCTGTGCTGTGGCAACAGGTTATTTAAAGGACAATAGCCGAGTCAAGGAAGATACCGTGATGGGGATTGTGTTCTCTGGCATGTTTGCTTTGGGTATTGTACTGTTTTCACAAATCGATACCGATCAACACCTCAGCCATATTTTATTTGGCAACATATTAGGGATTACTCTCACTGAATTCAAGCAAACACTGTGGATCGCTTGTTTTACTTTTTTACTCGTGTTGTTGAAGCGTAAAGACTTTATGGTGTATTGCTTTGATCCCAACTATGCAAAGGTAATAGGATTACCCGTTAAACTGCTTCATTATGGTCTATTGTGTTTGTTAGCGTTAACGATTGTTGCTTCATTGCAAGCCGTCGGCGTGATATTGGTGATAGCCATGTTAATTGCACCCGGTATTATTGCTTTTATGCTTTGCCACAGTTTCGATAAAATGTTGATGATCGCGATATTGGTTTCAGTAACCTCCTGTGTGTTGGGGACGTTGATCAGTTTTTATATCGATGGTGCAACCGGCCCTTGTATTATTATCGTGCAAGCACTGTTTTTTGTCATCGCGCTAATTATCAGCTAA
- a CDS encoding thiamine pyrophosphate-binding protein, translated as MINADCFLRVLAQHNVNFYSGVPNPLLSEFCFAVYNYSSEIIHQIACNDKAAIGMAIGSYLATGDIPAVYLKNSGLSNIINPVCSHATPEVYGIPLLIIMAWQSGSNDVEKNDTTDASQDKELTLESLSLLKKLHIPYQILDEYGDDCEKKVASLLSIAHNECRPVALLIKKNIFSVNHNKQQHITSASVIN; from the coding sequence ATGATAAATGCTGATTGTTTTTTACGTGTATTGGCACAGCACAATGTGAATTTTTATAGCGGTGTTCCTAATCCGTTACTAAGTGAGTTTTGTTTTGCTGTTTACAATTATTCTAGTGAAATAATTCATCAGATTGCCTGTAATGATAAAGCTGCGATAGGCATGGCAATTGGTAGCTATCTAGCGACAGGCGATATCCCGGCCGTTTATCTGAAAAATTCAGGGCTGAGCAATATTATTAATCCGGTTTGTTCTCATGCCACCCCAGAAGTTTATGGTATACCGTTATTAATCATTATGGCTTGGCAGAGTGGATCCAATGATGTTGAGAAAAATGATACCACTGATGCTTCTCAAGATAAGGAGCTTACATTGGAGAGCCTCTCATTGTTAAAAAAATTACATATCCCCTATCAAATACTGGATGAATATGGCGATGACTGTGAAAAAAAAGTGGCATCATTATTAAGCATTGCTCATAATGAATGTAGACCTGTAGCTCTGTTGATTAAAAAAAATATTTTCTCGGTAAATCACAATAAACAACAACATATTACATCGGCTAGTGTAATTAATTAG